One segment of Malassezia restricta chromosome V, complete sequence DNA contains the following:
- a CDS encoding signal transduction protein Syg1, with product MKFARYLEENAVDEWRKAYLNYAGLKKLIKRVKQHYDARKTGRVPVSESSSHPAARLLRGGPSYLARGQRTVPKYGALGDPEEQDPLPSVTLDGTGLEAEVLLAEPVRTDSKMVDTGLDATISRHFDEQERLFFYALDYEVDRMVEFYDARELEAVERLSTLVSQLIELAEHRRAYKTQTKRIDGGHLKNIWSKVPRRLDTEELHRLRLSAQGRELQPSSREPTSSDEDVGQQRREHALEQVHHLNLVDVDETPKEPRHYDPVHYKTARKKLRSAVVENYRGLEILNNYAILNRTGLNKILKKFDKTFQVHLWDRYYEERIQQRSLVVSTTVPQMLHALEDIFANYFEHGDKKRARDILRLGVTHALLPHETGHHRSTFVTGLYIGIALCLVIEAFDHVMHKSTRALIPMWPQLLITYAVFFLPTLFAVLFGLNLIAWQHVRINAVFIFEFDATTAIDPSQYFELPSLCLWLLALCFYQSFTAMPDDERYVSATTWPLLWLCAVVLLLCNPLPIMHRSGRAWFLRSCARVLTGGLIGSIEFRDFFLGDEMNSIAYSVSNLWLVQCEYRSAWQSTCNPSATYWTPVLSSLPAFLRLMQCIRRHYDCKGTTHVHLVNAAKYASTICHAFAYFAFRTTGSQSSVRFVWWILLATINACFTSSWDILMDWNLLHREARYPFLRMHLSFDDIWPMYYVAMVTNVLIRFVWVIYLFGSPSTLPLRAFIAAVLEVFRRWLWNFIRLENEHIGNADTYKIVRELPLPYPVKRQAVDKDGELLDSSHAPTPTKAQPYHEDQVLASLARTRQRLAQHRGPDN from the coding sequence ATGAAATTCGCCCGTTATCTCGAGGAAAATGCGGTAGATGAATGGCGGAAAGCGTACCTCAACTATGCTGGACTCAAGAAGCTCATCAAGCGCGTCAAACAGCACTATGATGCGCGCAAGACGGGAAGAGTGCCTGTATCTGAGTCGAGCAGTCATCCGGCGGCCCGACTGCTTCGAGGCGGCCCATCGTATCTAGCGCGTGGACAGCGTACAGTGCCAAAATATGGCGCGTTGGGTGATCCAGAGGAACAGGATCCACTGCCATCAGTAACACTAGATGGTACCGGCCTGGAAGCGGAGGTGCTACTGGCGGAGCCCGTGCGAACGGATAGCAAGATGGTGGATACGGGGCTGGACGCAACGATATCGCGTCACTTtgacgagcaggagcgctTGTTTTTCTACGCCCTGGACTATGAAGTGGATCGCATGGTGGAATTCTACGATGCGCGTGAGCTCGAGGCAGTAGAACGCCTTTCGACGCTTGTGTCGCAGCTGATAGAGTTGGCCGAACACAGACGAGCATACAAGACCCAGACCAAGCGCATCGATGGTGGGCATCTCAAGAACATATGGTCGAAAGTGCCTCGCCGACTTGATACCGAAGAGCTTCACCGACTCCGGCTTAGTGCGCAGGGACGTGAATTGCAGCCTTCATCGCGAGAGCCGACTTCGAGCGACGAAGATGTTGGCCAACAGCGCCGTGAACATGCGCTGGAGCAAGTCCACCACCTGAATTTGGTCGATGTCGATGAGACGCCCAAGGAACCGCGGCATTACGATCCTGTGCACTACAAGACCGCACGCAAGAAGCTGCGCTCCGCGGTCGTGGAAAACTATCGTGGACTAGAAATTCTCAACAACTATGCCATTTTGAACCGCACCGGTCTGAACAAAATTTTGAAAAAATTTGACAAGACATTTCAAGTGCACCTATGGGACAGGTACTATGAAGAGCGGATTCAACAGCGATCCCTGGTGGTATCGACCACCGTGCCACAaatgctgcatgcgctcgaggacATTTTTGCTAACTACTTTGAGCATGGCGACAAAAAGCGGGCTCGAGATATTCTTCGCTTGGGCGTGACACACGCTCTGCTCCCTCACGAAACGGGGCATCACCGCAGCACGTTTGTCACCGGCCTGTACATCGGTATCGCGCTGTGTCTTGTGATCGAGGCCTTCGATCATGTCATGCACAAATCAACGCGTGCATTGATCCCGATGTGGCCACAGTTACTGATCACCTACGCCGTGTTCTTCTTGCCCACGCTGTTTGCCGTTCTTTTCGGTCTCAATTTAATCGCATGGCAACATGTACGTATCAATGCCGTCTTTATCTTTGAATTCGATGCAACGACGGCCATTGATCCATCACAGTACTTTGAACTGCCTTCTCTCTGCTTGTGGCTGTTGGCGCTGTGTTTTTACCAGTCTTTCACCGCGATGCCTGACGATGAACGGTACGTGTCAGCCACGACATGGCCCCTGCTATGGCTCTGTGCAGTTGTGCTACTTTTGTGCAACCCGCTGCCCATCATGCATCGTTCTGGCCGTGCTTGGTTCCTTCGCTCATGCGCGCGTGTCTTGACGGGCGGTCTGATCGGCAGCATTGAATTCCGAGACTTTTTTCTTGGTGATGAGATGAATAGCATCGCCTACTCTGTCTCCAACCTGTGGCTCGTACAGTGTGAGTACAGAAGCGCATGGCAGTCTACATGCAATCCCTCGGCCACGTACTGGACGCCTGTGCTCAGCTCGCTACCTGCCTTTTTGCGTCTTATGCAGTGTATTCGCCGACACTACGACTGTAAGGGCACGACCCATGTCCATTTAGTCAATGCAGCCAAGTATGCATCGACGATATGTCACGCTTTTGCCTACTTTGCGTTCCGAACAACAGGCTCCCAAAGCAGTGTACGGTTCGTGTGGTGGATCTTGTTGGCCACGATCAATGCATGTTTCACGTCGAGCTGGGACATTCTCATGGACTGGAACCTTCTGCACCGCGAAGCACGCTACCCGTTCCTTCGTATGCACCTGTCATTCGATGATATTTGGCCCATGTACTATGTCGCCATGGTGACCAATGTGCTGATTCGCTTCGTATGGGTCATCTACTTATTTGGTTCGCCATCCACACTGCCACTGCGTGCATTTATCGCGGCTGTGCTTGAGGTGTTCCGGCGGTGGCTGTGGAATTTTATCCGCTTGGAAAACGAGCACATCGGTAACGCCGATACGTACAAGATTGTTCGTGagctgccgctgccatATCCTGTCAAGAGGCAGGCAGTCGATAAGGACGGCGAGCTACTGGATAGCAGCCACGCGCCTACACCGACCAAAGCACAGCCGTACCATGAAGACCAAGTGCTGGCATCACTTGCAAGGACGCGCCAGCGGCTTGCCCAGCACCGCGGGCCAGACAACTAG